A window of Macrotis lagotis isolate mMagLag1 chromosome X, bilby.v1.9.chrom.fasta, whole genome shotgun sequence contains these coding sequences:
- the LOC141503235 gene encoding uncharacterized protein LOC141503235 — translation MLLLDCLDLDSGSPVEILWEQDPTEVVVIYRSFTTGKLHLPCTHLLNESKPHQNHKTEGKHKNEKGAHSGVRGRRPRTELAPEQGHPKTPPSEVREHAGCPSNGPGPVKRRRKRYRSIPTVPCSTGIPRLGPLGLPNNTELWFWDGQQNHTTYTMRPSPTPVALPYGQMHPDLWKIGAALGGVNASFRLWPCPRNDDACHDFSFQQWYNVFKTLNSSCHQTKDGTDHLCYRLSATAHTPPDVLFLLCPPANLTIQLKGESAGLPLFNITCTDPIFTNVLRYNHTGYAVFLAVSPPYQLLPVKAEDFALSPADSLVKKLYRAVLGEKLLRTRRDGIGDALSLVNLAVEMYEEWQIQELESEVTMLASTIQTFITNQVSLWHYQQHVDSLLQKQIGALETTVLWLGDRLALMAGYMKLQCHYKCQPLCVLNLPVNMSQFPSDWGRVKQALQGAMLAYNTSNDIRQLDMLIAQLNNISSHFRAEWDDQEDSFLKWFTGALHLRWLFSFLPAVGMFIMICLFFPCILKLLFFIFSRSLEALKADLLGPRHRRARAAPV, via the exons ATGTTGCTGTTGGATTGTCTGGACTTGGACTCCGGGAGCCCAGTTGAGATTCTCTGGGAACAAGATCCAACTGAAGTGGTGGTCATCTATCGTTCCTTCACAACAGGGAAATTACACCTGCCCTGCACCCACCTTTT GAACGAATCCAAACCTCATCAAAATCACAAAACAGAAggcaaacacaaaaatgaaaagg gagctcactcgggagtccggggaagaagaccccggacagaactggcccccgaacagggacacccgaagaccccgccgagtgag GTGAGGGAACACGCTGGGTGCCCGTCAAATGGACCAGGGCCTGTGAAGAGACGAAGGAAAAGATATCGGAGCATACCTACGGTACCCTGCTCCACGGGCATCCCAAGACTAGGACCACTTGGGCTACCTAACAACACTGAGTTATGGTTTTGGGATGGACAGCAGAACCACACCACGTACACCATGAGACCCTCTCCCACTCCTGTTGCCTTACCGTATGGACAGATGCATCCCGACCTCTGGAAAATAGGAGCGGCCTTAGGGGGAGTGAACGCCTCTTTTCGCCTGTGGCCATGCCCTCGTAATGACGATGCCTGTCATGACTTTTCATTCCAACAATGGTATAATGTGTTTAAGACTCTTAACAGCTCTTGCCATCAAACCAAGGATGGCACGGACCACCTGTGCTACCGGCTGAGCGCCACCGCGCACACCCCTCCGGAcgttctcttccttctttgtccccctgctaacctgactattcaacTAAAGGGGGAGTCCGCTGGTTTACCCCTTTTTAACATCACTTGTACTGACCcgatttttacaaatgttttacgGTATAATCATACTGGGTATGCTGTGTTCCTAGCTGTATCCCCTCCCTACCAACTCCTACCTGTCAAAGCAGAAGATTTTGCGTTGTCCCCCGCTGATTCTTTGGTGAAAAAATTGTACCGTGCAGTGTTGGGGGAAAAGTTGTTAcgtaccaggagggatgggatcggGGATGCTTTGAGTTTGGTGAACTTGGCTGTTGAGATGTATGAGGAATGGCAGATCCAGGAACTAGAGAGTGAGGTGACTATGTTAGCTTCTACTATCCAAACATTCATAACAAACCAGGTCTCCCTCTGGCATTACCAGCAACATGTTGACTCCCTTCTACAGAAGCAAATAGGAGCATTGGAAACAACAGTCCTCTGGTTAGGGGATAGACTGGCCCTTATGGCAGGGTACATGAAACTTCAATGCCATTATAAGTGTCAGCCTCTCTGTGTGCTTAATTTGCCTGTAAATATGTCACAGTTCCCATCAGACTGGGGTAGAGTTAAACAGGCATTACAGGGGGCAATGTTAGCCTACAACACCTCCAATGACATCCGCCAATTAGATATGCTGATAGCCCAGCTCAACAACATTTCCTCCCATTTCAGAGCTGAGTGGGATGATCAAgaagactcctttctaaaatggttTACGGGTGCCCTCCACCTGAGATGGTTGTTTTCCTTCTTGCCGGCTGTAGGAATGTTTAttatgatttgtctttttttcccatgtATCCTGAAACTattgttcttcatcttttctcgTTCTCTGGAGGCATTGAAGGCGGACCTCCTAGGCCCACGCCATCGCCGGGCTCGGGCAGCCCCTGTGTGA